From one Caminicella sporogenes DSM 14501 genomic stretch:
- the secD gene encoding protein translocase subunit SecD → MKMKNILILLLILAVIGLSAYTAVNGLKVGNFSINPIKDSIKLGLDIKGGVYVVLEADTDAKGEELKKIMEQTREVIRKRVDAMGLTEPNIVLEGEKRIRIELPGVKNAQEAIESIGKTAQLKFVSSDGKVILTGKDVKNAEMKFDQRTNQPVVSLELTGKGAEKFRKATKEASQLPAPKNIIAIILDNEVISAPRVNEEIPNGKAVISGNFDVKSASNLAALIRGGALPVNLIEVQTQAIGATLGIDSLKTSVNAAKIGIILVLLFMFIYYRLPGLIADIVLILYTLIVLFVFVGLKATLTLPGVAGLILSIGMAVDANVIIFERIKEELRNGKTIRASIDSGFSKALTTILDSNITTFIAALVLYYFGLGPIKGFAITLMIGILASMFTAIFVTKYILKLIVNIGQFKNTKLFGA, encoded by the coding sequence ATGAAAATGAAGAATATACTAATTTTACTTTTGATATTGGCAGTAATAGGATTGAGTGCATATACTGCTGTTAATGGACTTAAAGTGGGAAATTTTTCAATTAATCCAATTAAAGATTCTATAAAATTGGGATTAGATATAAAAGGTGGAGTATATGTAGTGCTTGAAGCTGATACAGATGCTAAAGGCGAAGAACTAAAAAAAATAATGGAACAGACAAGAGAAGTTATTAGAAAACGTGTTGATGCTATGGGATTAACTGAACCTAATATAGTACTTGAAGGAGAAAAAAGAATTAGAATAGAGCTTCCTGGAGTAAAAAATGCTCAAGAGGCTATTGAATCTATAGGTAAAACTGCTCAATTAAAATTTGTCAGTTCAGATGGTAAGGTGATTTTAACTGGCAAAGATGTTAAAAATGCGGAAATGAAATTTGACCAGAGAACTAACCAACCAGTTGTTTCATTAGAACTTACAGGAAAAGGAGCAGAAAAATTTAGAAAAGCGACTAAAGAAGCTTCACAACTTCCTGCACCAAAAAATATAATAGCAATAATACTTGATAATGAAGTAATATCTGCTCCACGTGTTAATGAAGAAATTCCAAACGGTAAGGCAGTAATATCAGGTAACTTTGATGTAAAATCAGCTTCTAACCTTGCTGCTTTGATTAGAGGCGGTGCACTGCCAGTAAACTTAATAGAAGTTCAAACACAGGCAATTGGAGCTACATTAGGAATAGATTCATTAAAAACAAGTGTAAATGCTGCTAAAATAGGTATAATTTTAGTTTTATTGTTTATGTTTATATATTATAGATTACCGGGATTAATAGCAGATATAGTTTTGATTTTATATACTTTGATAGTGCTATTTGTTTTCGTAGGCTTAAAAGCTACTTTGACTTTACCGGGAGTTGCTGGTCTGATACTATCTATAGGTATGGCGGTAGATGCTAATGTAATCATATTTGAAAGAATAAAAGAAGAATTAAGAAATGGAAAGACGATTAGAGCTTCAATAGATTCAGGCTTTTCTAAGGCTTTAACTACTATTTTAGATTCTAACATTACTACATTCATAGCAGCTTTAGTGTTATATTACTTTGGATTAGGTCCTATAAAAGGTTTTGCAATAACACTTATGATAGGTATATTGGCGAGTATGTTTACAGCAATATTTGTTACAAAGTATATATTAAAGCTAATTGTGAATATTGGTC
- a CDS encoding gamma carbonic anhydrase family protein, which translates to MIIKYKDYEPDVHNSCFIAETAQIIGRVTLKENVNIWFGSVLRGDGNYIEVGENTNIQDNCVVHINSEMPTVIGKNCTIGHGAIVHACTIGNNVLVGMGAIVLDGAVIEDNVIIGAGALIPPGKTVPKNSLVIGSPGKVVRELTDEEIKNLKQSAIHYVELAKDYL; encoded by the coding sequence TTGATAATAAAGTATAAAGATTATGAGCCTGATGTTCATAATAGCTGTTTTATTGCTGAAACTGCTCAAATTATTGGAAGAGTTACATTGAAAGAAAATGTTAATATTTGGTTTGGAAGTGTATTGAGAGGGGATGGTAATTATATTGAGGTAGGTGAAAATACAAATATTCAGGATAATTGTGTAGTGCATATAAATAGTGAAATGCCTACTGTTATAGGAAAAAATTGTACAATTGGACATGGAGCAATAGTTCATGCTTGTACAATAGGAAACAATGTACTCGTGGGTATGGGTGCAATAGTACTTGATGGAGCAGTAATAGAAGATAATGTAATTATAGGTGCAGGGGCATTAATTCCTCCGGGAAAGACAGTGCCTAAAAATTCATTAGTAATTGGTTCGCCGGGTAAGGTTGTTAGAGAACTGACAGATGAAGAGATAAAGAATCTTAAACAATCTGCAATTCATTATGTTGAGCTTGCAAAAGATTATTTATAG